In Notolabrus celidotus isolate fNotCel1 chromosome 8, fNotCel1.pri, whole genome shotgun sequence, a genomic segment contains:
- the purab gene encoding transcriptional activator protein Pur-alpha, with the protein MADRDSGSDHGGPTAGPGSLPPGAMGAMSRLQHDTEELASKRVDIQNKRFYLDVKQNVKGRFLKIAEVGAGGNKSRLTLSMSVAVEFRDYLGDFIEHYAQLGPSNPDMVQDEPRRALKSEFLVRENRKYYMDLKENQRGRFLRIRQTVNRGPGLGSAQGQTIALPAQGLIEFRDALAKLIDDYGVDEEPAELPEGTSLTVDNKRFFFDVGSNKYGVFMRVSEVKPTYRNSITVPCKVWSKFGNTFCKYAEEMRKIQERSREKRASELLSEGPHGGDDGEDD; encoded by the coding sequence ATGGCGGACAGAGACAGTGGCAGTGACCACGGAGGGCCCACCGCAGGCCCCGGCTCGCTGCCCCCGGGCGCGATGGGTGCCATGTCCCGGCTGCAGCACGACACCGAGGAGCTTGCCTCTAAGCGCGTCGACATCCAGAACAAGCGCTTTTACCTTGATGTAAAACAGAATGTTAAAGGCCGCTTCCTAAAGATAGCCGAGGTCGGGGCTGGGGGAAACAAGAGCCGCCTCACTCTCTCCATGTCGGTTGCCGTGGAGTTCCGCGATTATCTCGGGGACTTTATCGAACATTACGCCCAGCTGGGCCCGAGTAATCCGGACATGGTGCAGGATGAGCCCCGGCGAGCGCTCAAGAGCGAATTCCTAGTGCGGGAGAATCGGAAATATTATATGGATCTCAAAGAGAACCAGAGGGGGCGGTTCCTGAGGATCCGACAGACCGTTAACCGGGGGCCCGGATTGGGAAGCGCGCAAGGCCAGACTATTGCTCTGCCAGCGCAGGGTCTCATCGAGTTCCGCGACGCTTTGGCCAAACTCATTGACGACTACGGTGTGGACGAAGAGCCGGCGGAGCTCCCGGAGGGCACCTCGCTCACGGTCGACAACAAGCGCTTCTTCTTCGACGTGGGCTCCAATAAGTACGGGGTCTTCATGCGGGTCAGCGAGGTGAAGCCCACGTACCGGAACTCCATTACCGTTCCGTGCAAAGTGTGGTCCAAATTCGGCAACACCTTCTGTAAATACGCGGAGGAGATGAGGAAGATCCAGGAGAGGAGTAGAGAGAAACGGGCCTCCGAACTGCTGTCTGAGGGCCCGCACGGTGGAGATGACGGCGAAGATGACTGA